DNA from Helicobacter sp. 11S03491-1:
CTTCTTTAAGCAACCTGATTAGATATTTATCTTTTGAAAGTTGCGGATCTCCCGGCTGCCCTACTCCCAACTCCTCAAAATTTGTAAATGCCTTGCGAAAATCTTCTCTTGCCTTTTTCTCTCCAAATCCAATTGCAGGGATTCCTTTTTTCCTAATTTCTTGAGCTAAGGGTGCAAAATCGCTATCACTCGTAGCTAATGCAATACATTCCATAACCCCTGAATGAAGAGTATTGATAACATCAATAGTGATTTTAATATCTGAAGAATTTTTTCCACTTTTCCCACCATCACCATTTCGATTACCCGTAATAATGTGAATAGGCTCAATAGAATATTGAATCAAAGCCTCTTCCCAATTTTTTATCCCATTATTTCTCCAATCCGCATATGCTTTTTTAACACATACTTCTCCTACTTCAGCCAATCTCTCCATAATATCACCGATCAATTTATAACTTACATTTTCACAATCTATAAATAAAGCAACTTTCTTTCTTTCTTTTTCATTAATATTCATTTATTTCTCCATTTCTAATGCTTGATATTTGATAATATAGCCAGATAAAGTTGATTTTGTAATACAAAAATATCGTCAATTATCATACTAAATCTTTCTTCGGTTGCCAAAAATCTCCCATCTTTTTCTTCTTTAAAATAATATGGCATTCCATCTATAAGTTTTGTAAGCATTTCATATCTGGTAATAAGAAGTTTGATATCATTATCAAAAAGCTCTTGATGGGTATTGAGATATTCTTTAGGGAGATTTAAAAGATAATCATACAATTTATTAATGTTTTGATTTAAGGCATCAAGATATTTTATCGCCTTAAGGGCATTTTGAATGTCTTCTTGAGAATAGAACTTATTTTCTTTTCTTGCATCATTGATAGAGACATTTAACAAATTATATTGTTCAAAAAACTTATTTTCAATACTTAAAAATTGTCTTCTTTTAGCATCCAGATATCTTAAATCACCATAAATCATTCCTGCAAGCTTATCTAAAAGCAAAATACTATTTTTTATATTGGGCATAATATCATCGCTGCTATATTTTGGCCATATCAACCAAAAAGCCCCAAACACCACTCCAAATGCAATCAACACATCTAAAAGCCTATTAAAGATCAATTCCAGAAAATCCTCTTTAAGCATTGCAAACATCATTATAAATGCTATCATCATCATAGCAGACCATATTGAATAAGGATAAACCCTTAAATAAATAAACAAAAAAATTACAATTGCAAATAGAGGATAAAAGACTACCGTTTTTCCAAACAAAACAACAAACAATATCCCTGC
Protein-coding regions in this window:
- a CDS encoding NYN domain-containing protein, whose product is MNINEKERKKVALFIDCENVSYKLIGDIMERLAEVGEVCVKKAYADWRNNGIKNWEEALIQYSIEPIHIITGNRNGDGGKSGKNSSDIKITIDVINTLHSGVMECIALATSDSDFAPLAQEIRKKGIPAIGFGEKKAREDFRKAFTNFEELGVGQPGDPQLSKDKYLIRLLKEAVESTSGDNGKSLVSRVGLWIKGNYLKSASSYGRDSWGDIFKALPEHFDITYSGVKNSVMSVEYRRR